Proteins encoded within one genomic window of Thioploca ingrica:
- a CDS encoding short-chain dehydrogenase/reductase SDR — MRKMLIIGATSAIAQATAKLFAQQGDALFLVGRDADKLEVIATDLKVRGAAKVVYITLDLNEFAQHADLIEQAHTRLEGLDTVLIAHGALDNQLAGQQDYAKAEQTLRTNFLSVVSLLTLIANRLEKQNYGCIAVISSVAGDRGRQSNYIYGSAKGALTIFLQGLRNRLHSANVCVLTIKPGFVDTPMTVDFKKGLLWAKPETVARGIYRAIQKRKNTVYLPWFWWFIMLIIKMIPEFIFKRMKL; from the coding sequence ATGCGTAAAATGTTAATTATCGGAGCAACTTCCGCAATTGCGCAAGCGACTGCCAAATTGTTTGCTCAACAAGGCGATGCCCTCTTTCTAGTCGGTCGTGATGCGGACAAACTAGAAGTGATTGCCACTGACCTAAAAGTTCGTGGTGCCGCTAAAGTAGTTTATATTACTCTCGATTTAAATGAATTTGCTCAACATGCTGACCTCATTGAACAAGCGCATACCCGTTTGGAAGGGCTAGACACAGTACTAATCGCTCATGGCGCTTTAGATAATCAACTAGCGGGTCAACAAGATTACGCCAAAGCGGAACAAACTTTACGGACTAACTTTTTAAGTGTCGTGTCATTACTGACCCTCATTGCCAATCGTTTGGAAAAACAAAATTATGGCTGTATTGCCGTCATTTCCTCAGTCGCTGGTGATCGTGGCCGCCAAAGTAATTATATCTATGGCAGTGCTAAAGGTGCCCTCACCATTTTTTTACAAGGATTAAGAAATCGTCTCCATTCGGCCAATGTGTGTGTTTTAACCATTAAACCCGGTTTTGTCGATACGCCCATGACCGTGGATTTTAAAAAAGGGTTACTTTGGGCAAAACCAGAAACCGTTGCCAGGGGAATTTACCGCGCCATTCAAAAACGTAAAAATACGGTTTATTTACCGTGGTTCTGGTGGTTTATTATGCTGATTATTAAAATGATTCCGGAATTTATTTTCAAACGGATGAAATTGTAA
- a CDS encoding phosphoribosylformylglycinamidine synthase, single chain form, which translates to MYCYKGGYALSHFRRDKLLAQMQRVVPSLITLAANYLYFIDLTASLSRADEARLCALLPDNPSRLNDHEERVADNQQYHYKQTLVVIPRPGTISPWSSKATEIATICGLAAVRRLERGVWWHLITSTPINEGQLNSLARFIHDRMTETVQLHFQETTALFKQASPRPLSIIPLLEIGKAALIQANQTQGLALSTAEIDYLFDNFKELQRNPTDVELMMFAQANSEHCRHKIFNAQWIIDGQAQPRSLFQMIRHTYQQQPQPVLSAYHDNAAVIHGFPSQRFWPNNTTHHYHPTTEDTAILMKVETHNHPTAISPFAGAATGSGGEIRDEGATGRGAKPKAGLTGFAVSHLRIPEALQPWETAEETPSRLATPLQIMLEGPIGASAFNNEFGRPAINGYFRSFEQTVQGKRWGYHKPIMLAGGIGNIRLPQVQKQPIPPDSLLIVLGGPAMLIGLGGGAASSLAAGKSSADLDFASVQRGNPEMQRRCQEVIDTCWRLGDANPILSIHDVGAGGLSNALPELVHDGGCGGQFQLEAIPVADPSLSPMEIWCNEAQERYVLAIAPANLSLFNQICERERCPYAVVGKATVAQQLSLHQGENRLIDMPLSVLLGKPPKTQREATHQAINTSTTTTPLTQIVTDLTAAALRVLRLPTVASKNFLITIGDRTVGGLVVRDQMVGPWQVPVADCAVTATSYGSLTGEAMAIGERPPLALLNAPASGRMAVGEAITNIAAASIATLSDIVLSANWMAASGQPGEDVALFDTVKAVAMELCPALGINIPVGKDSLSMHTTWENKAVTAPLSLIISAFARVTDIRRSLTPQLRGGDTALFLIDLGKGQNRLGASALAQVYNQLGETTPDVDNPQDLKDFFTAIQTLNRQGKILAYHDRADGGLWTTLCEMAFAGHCGLDIHLDTLGTDVMASLFNEELGAVIEVNCEAVNDLRHYFAQQTNLAQHLHLLGSTNQDDTLNCYYQNTLVVSFPRATLQRVWSETSYHLQRLRDNPQCAQQEYDALLDIHDPGLSVHCTFQFQAPTISTTRPKIAILREQGVNGQLEMAAAFDRAGFSCIDVHMSDILTGQVSLIDFQGLAACGGFSYGDVLGAGSGWAKSILFNPRASDEFAAFFQREDTFALGVCNGCQMMAQLRDLIPGATAWPFFVRNRSEQFEARLVMVELTDSPSLFLQGMAGSRLPIVVSHGEGYAQFNQEGMAKQALDNKLVALRYIDNNGQVTESYPANPNGSPLGITGLTTPDGRFTIMMPHPERIFLTNQYSWLPDTWSHEEGPWMQLFWNARRWIG; encoded by the coding sequence ATGTATTGTTATAAAGGTGGTTATGCACTTTCTCACTTTCGTCGGGATAAATTATTAGCTCAAATGCAAAGGGTAGTCCCTTCTTTAATCACTTTAGCAGCAAACTATCTTTATTTTATCGATTTGACCGCTTCGCTGAGCCGGGCGGATGAAGCACGATTGTGCGCTTTGTTACCGGATAATCCCAGTCGATTAAATGACCACGAGGAACGGGTAGCCGATAATCAACAGTATCATTATAAACAAACTCTTGTAGTTATTCCTCGTCCTGGTACAATTTCACCTTGGTCCAGCAAAGCCACTGAAATAGCAACGATTTGTGGATTAGCGGCTGTCAGGCGATTAGAACGTGGGGTGTGGTGGCATTTAATAACATCAACGCCAATTAATGAAGGCCAACTTAACTCCCTGGCGAGGTTTATTCATGATCGCATGACTGAAACGGTACAATTACATTTCCAAGAAACCACTGCTTTATTTAAGCAAGCATCACCGCGCCCCCTCTCAATCATTCCCCTGTTAGAAATTGGCAAAGCGGCACTGATTCAAGCGAATCAAACGCAAGGACTCGCGCTATCAACAGCAGAAATAGATTATTTATTTGACAATTTCAAGGAACTGCAACGAAATCCGACTGATGTTGAATTAATGATGTTTGCGCAAGCGAATTCAGAACATTGTCGCCATAAAATTTTTAATGCCCAATGGATTATCGATGGACAAGCGCAACCACGCTCACTGTTCCAAATGATACGCCATACTTACCAGCAACAACCACAACCCGTTCTATCAGCTTATCATGACAATGCCGCGGTGATACACGGATTTCCGAGTCAACGTTTTTGGCCCAATAACACGACTCATCACTACCATCCCACGACAGAAGACACGGCTATCTTGATGAAAGTGGAAACCCATAACCATCCCACGGCCATTTCGCCATTTGCGGGGGCGGCAACCGGTTCGGGCGGCGAAATTCGGGATGAGGGCGCCACCGGACGGGGAGCCAAACCCAAAGCCGGTTTAACGGGTTTTGCGGTATCGCATTTGCGAATTCCGGAGGCGCTGCAACCTTGGGAAACCGCTGAAGAAACGCCCTCTCGCTTAGCAACCCCGTTACAAATTATGTTAGAAGGACCGATTGGTGCCAGTGCTTTTAATAATGAATTTGGCCGTCCCGCGATAAATGGTTATTTTCGTAGTTTTGAACAAACCGTTCAGGGTAAGCGCTGGGGTTATCATAAACCGATTATGTTAGCCGGTGGAATAGGCAATATTCGGTTACCACAGGTTCAAAAACAGCCGATCCCGCCGGACAGTCTGTTAATCGTCCTGGGTGGTCCGGCGATGCTGATTGGTTTAGGTGGTGGAGCGGCTTCGTCATTAGCAGCGGGAAAAAGTAGTGCTGATCTCGATTTTGCTTCCGTGCAACGCGGTAATCCCGAAATGCAACGCCGCTGTCAAGAAGTGATTGATACTTGTTGGCGATTAGGTGATGCTAACCCCATTTTGTCTATCCATGATGTGGGTGCCGGTGGCTTGTCGAATGCCTTACCGGAATTAGTCCATGACGGTGGCTGTGGTGGGCAATTTCAACTGGAGGCCATTCCGGTCGCTGATCCCAGTTTATCACCCATGGAAATTTGGTGTAATGAAGCTCAAGAGCGTTATGTGTTAGCGATTGCGCCAGCAAATTTATCGTTATTTAATCAAATTTGTGAACGGGAACGTTGTCCTTATGCGGTCGTGGGCAAAGCCACCGTTGCCCAACAGTTGTCTTTACACCAAGGTGAAAACCGGTTGATTGATATGCCCTTATCCGTATTACTGGGTAAACCACCAAAAACTCAGCGTGAAGCGACGCATCAAGCTATTAATACTTCAACGACAACCACTCCCTTAACCCAAATCGTTACCGACCTAACTGCGGCGGCGTTACGCGTGTTACGGTTACCGACCGTCGCGAGTAAAAATTTTCTCATTACTATCGGGGATCGAACTGTCGGTGGTTTAGTGGTGCGCGATCAAATGGTTGGTCCGTGGCAAGTACCGGTGGCCGATTGTGCGGTTACGGCAACTAGTTATGGCAGCCTCACCGGTGAAGCGATGGCGATTGGTGAACGTCCACCGCTGGCATTACTGAATGCCCCAGCATCAGGGCGAATGGCGGTTGGCGAAGCGATTACCAATATCGCAGCAGCTAGCATAGCTACGCTCAGCGATATCGTGTTATCAGCTAATTGGATGGCGGCGAGTGGACAACCGGGAGAAGATGTTGCTTTATTTGATACCGTTAAAGCGGTTGCCATGGAATTATGTCCCGCTTTAGGGATTAATATTCCAGTGGGCAAAGATTCACTCTCGATGCACACCACCTGGGAAAATAAAGCCGTTACCGCGCCGCTGTCGTTGATTATTTCAGCTTTTGCACGAGTTACCGATATTCGTCGCAGTCTCACCCCACAATTACGCGGTGGTGACACGGCATTATTCTTGATTGATTTAGGCAAAGGACAAAATCGGTTAGGCGCTTCGGCATTAGCGCAAGTCTACAATCAATTGGGTGAAACCACACCCGATGTTGATAATCCCCAAGATTTAAAAGATTTTTTTACTGCCATTCAAACCTTAAATCGTCAAGGCAAAATTCTCGCTTATCATGACCGTGCTGATGGCGGATTATGGACAACGCTATGCGAAATGGCGTTTGCCGGCCATTGCGGGTTAGATATTCATTTAGACACGTTGGGTACCGATGTCATGGCGAGTTTGTTCAATGAAGAATTAGGTGCCGTGATAGAGGTTAATTGTGAAGCAGTTAATGATCTCCGCCATTACTTTGCCCAACAGACTAATTTAGCCCAACATCTTCATCTGTTAGGCTCGACTAATCAGGATGATACACTCAATTGTTATTATCAGAACACCTTAGTTGTTAGCTTCCCTCGCGCCACCTTGCAACGGGTGTGGAGTGAAACCAGTTATCACTTACAACGCTTGCGAGATAATCCCCAATGCGCGCAACAAGAATATGATGCTTTACTGGATATTCACGATCCGGGTTTATCAGTTCACTGCACCTTTCAGTTTCAAGCACCGACAATCAGCACAACTCGACCTAAAATAGCGATTCTTCGCGAACAGGGCGTGAATGGTCAACTCGAAATGGCGGCAGCTTTTGATCGAGCCGGTTTTAGCTGTATTGATGTTCACATGAGCGATATCTTAACCGGACAAGTTAGCTTAATTGATTTTCAAGGTTTAGCGGCTTGTGGCGGGTTTTCTTATGGAGATGTGTTAGGTGCTGGGAGTGGTTGGGCCAAATCGATTTTATTTAATCCACGTGCTTCTGACGAATTCGCGGCTTTTTTTCAGCGTGAGGATACTTTTGCGTTGGGGGTGTGTAACGGTTGTCAAATGATGGCGCAACTGCGTGACTTGATTCCGGGGGCAACCGCTTGGCCGTTCTTTGTCCGCAACCGCTCAGAACAATTTGAAGCGCGATTAGTGATGGTAGAACTTACGGATTCTCCGTCTTTATTTTTACAAGGCATGGCGGGTTCGCGGTTACCCATCGTCGTTTCTCATGGTGAAGGATATGCCCAATTTAATCAGGAAGGCATGGCAAAGCAAGCACTTGATAACAAATTAGTGGCTTTACGTTATATCGACAATAATGGCCAAGTGACGGAATCTTACCCCGCTAATCCGAATGGTTCTCCTTTAGGAATCACCGGTCTGACAACACCTGATGGCCGTTTCACCATCATGATGCCGCACCCGGAAAGAATCTTTTTAACCAACCAATATTCTTGGTTACCAGATACTTGGTCTCATGAAGAAGGTCCCTGGATGCAATTATTTTGGAATGCACGTCGTTGGATTGGCTAG
- a CDS encoding diguanylate cyclase (GGDEF) domain-containing protein, giving the protein MEKITTLTTCQAELERVQQEVVKLQKEKANLEILLQTIIEHADQLEVELRQKIQTILKEKQHLEMMLLEITRERGGPVETLLSDKTLEATESEKKLVQFLETMPMGIFVVDAKGKLFYINQKAQQILSQEIIKELVIITQLPSVSQIYLANSNQIYPVSRLPIVRALQGESAAVDDIELHQLNKVIPLEMWATPIMNEQGVVQYAIAAFQDITLRKRAELEKIGLIKEREAKQASLQLNTQIQKEIQERHKVEAALRKAHQELDRLATLDSLTQVANHRYLDEYLKQEWQRLSRVKAPLSLILCNIDYFKQYNDTYGSTAGDECLQQVAQAMCRAVKRLPDLVARYGGEEFAVVLPNTDADGAVIVASAIRWEVKMLRLAYHHSPIGQYVTLSIGVASIAQPPERDMSAHALVTLADMALYEAKAQGRNRIILKTFESPAKLVTIREP; this is encoded by the coding sequence TTGGAAAAGATAACAACGCTTACTACCTGTCAGGCAGAATTAGAACGTGTCCAACAAGAAGTCGTTAAATTGCAAAAAGAAAAAGCCAATTTAGAAATCTTGTTACAAACGATTATCGAACATGCTGATCAATTAGAAGTTGAGTTACGACAAAAGATCCAAACTATTTTAAAAGAAAAACAGCATTTAGAAATGATGTTATTAGAAATCACTAGAGAACGTGGAGGCCCAGTAGAAACTTTATTATCAGATAAAACCTTAGAAGCAACTGAAAGTGAAAAAAAATTAGTTCAATTCTTAGAAACCATGCCAATGGGTATTTTTGTCGTCGATGCGAAAGGTAAATTATTTTATATTAATCAAAAAGCTCAGCAAATTTTAAGTCAAGAGATCATTAAAGAATTGGTTATTATTACGCAACTCCCTTCGGTTTCTCAAATCTATTTAGCTAATAGTAATCAGATTTATCCGGTAAGCCGTCTTCCCATCGTCCGCGCTTTACAAGGTGAATCGGCTGCCGTGGATGATATCGAACTACATCAACTGAATAAAGTAATCCCGCTAGAAATGTGGGCAACACCGATTATGAATGAACAAGGAGTTGTTCAGTATGCCATAGCCGCTTTTCAAGATATTACCTTGCGCAAACGGGCTGAACTAGAAAAAATTGGTCTCATTAAAGAACGTGAAGCCAAACAAGCCTCATTACAACTGAATACCCAAATCCAAAAAGAGATTCAGGAACGGCATAAAGTCGAAGCGGCTCTGCGTAAAGCCCATCAAGAGTTAGACCGACTGGCGACTTTAGATAGTCTGACCCAAGTGGCTAATCATCGTTATCTAGACGAATACCTTAAACAAGAATGGCAGCGACTTTCGCGGGTTAAAGCACCGTTATCCCTAATTTTGTGCAATATTGATTATTTTAAACAATATAATGATACTTACGGATCGACAGCGGGTGATGAATGTCTACAACAAGTAGCTCAAGCCATGTGTCGCGCTGTCAAACGCTTACCGGATTTAGTCGCACGTTATGGTGGAGAAGAATTTGCCGTGGTGTTACCCAACACCGATGCAGATGGTGCAGTCATTGTTGCTTCTGCCATTCGTTGGGAAGTTAAAATGCTCAGATTAGCTTATCATCATTCTCCCATTGGTCAATATGTTACGCTCAGTATTGGGGTAGCGAGTATCGCACAACCGCCAGAACGCGATATGTCGGCTCATGCTTTAGTTACCCTCGCGGATATGGCGCTTTATGAAGCCAAAGCCCAAGGTCGAAATCGTATCATCTTGAAGACATTTGAATCTCCTGCGAAATTAGTCACTATACGGGAACCCTAA
- a CDS encoding N-ethylammeline chlorohydrolase: MQHVDILIYAGWIIPVEPENTVYEQYALAIQEGKIIALLPSSEAVRQFSARITHRLSSHLLIPGLVNAHTHAAMSLLRGFADDLPLQQWLSERIWPIEQQHVGPEFVADGTRLAMAEMLRGGITCFNDMYFFPEVAGEVIAGAGMRATIGLILVDFPSSWANHADEYLQKGQEVHDTFNNHPLIKTALAPHAPYTVSDIPLQTAQRFAENLDVPLHIHLHETVAEIDEAVEKQGERPLARLEKLGLLSARLIGVHMTHLHNDEITLLAQHGAHVVHCPESNLKLASGFCPIHKLLRAGVNVALGTDSAASNDDLDMLGEMRTAALLAKAISKDASIVPAAEALRMATLNGAKALGIGHLTGSLVPGKSADITAIDMSDIETQPIYNPLTQLVYSVGRDKVTDVWVAGKHLLKSRTLTSLDIHDIKAKTYLWRDKILASLPH, translated from the coding sequence ATGCAACATGTTGATATCCTTATTTATGCCGGCTGGATTATTCCAGTCGAACCTGAGAACACGGTGTATGAACAATATGCACTGGCTATTCAAGAGGGAAAAATTATTGCTTTATTACCCAGTAGTGAAGCAGTCAGACAGTTTTCCGCACGTATTACCCACCGGCTGTCATCCCATTTATTAATCCCCGGTTTGGTCAACGCACATACTCATGCAGCGATGAGTTTACTGCGTGGCTTTGCGGATGATTTACCTTTGCAACAGTGGTTAAGTGAACGAATTTGGCCCATAGAACAACAACATGTTGGTCCAGAATTTGTCGCTGATGGGACGAGATTGGCGATGGCGGAAATGTTGCGAGGTGGCATCACTTGCTTTAATGACATGTACTTTTTCCCAGAAGTAGCTGGTGAAGTCATTGCCGGGGCCGGTATGCGCGCCACGATTGGGTTAATTCTCGTGGATTTTCCAAGTTCCTGGGCTAATCACGCTGACGAGTATCTCCAAAAAGGTCAAGAAGTACATGATACTTTTAATAATCACCCGTTAATTAAAACGGCTCTTGCACCTCATGCACCCTATACCGTATCGGATATACCCTTACAAACGGCTCAGCGCTTCGCAGAAAATTTAGACGTGCCGCTGCATATTCATTTACATGAAACCGTCGCTGAAATCGATGAAGCCGTTGAAAAGCAAGGCGAACGTCCGTTAGCGCGGTTAGAAAAATTAGGTTTATTGTCGGCTCGTCTCATAGGCGTGCATATGACCCATCTCCATAATGACGAAATTACTTTATTGGCCCAACATGGGGCTCATGTCGTTCACTGTCCGGAGTCAAATCTGAAACTGGCTAGCGGCTTTTGTCCAATACATAAATTACTTCGGGCTGGGGTTAATGTGGCATTAGGAACCGATAGTGCAGCTAGCAACGATGATTTAGATATGTTAGGAGAAATGCGAACGGCGGCGTTATTGGCGAAAGCGATTAGTAAAGATGCGAGTATCGTTCCCGCAGCAGAAGCTTTACGAATGGCCACTTTAAATGGCGCGAAAGCATTAGGTATCGGCCATCTCACGGGTTCACTGGTTCCCGGCAAATCGGCTGATATTACCGCCATTGATATGTCAGATATTGAAACCCAACCGATTTATAACCCCTTAACTCAATTAGTTTACTCAGTCGGTCGGGATAAAGTCACTGACGTGTGGGTAGCGGGGAAACATCTCCTGAAATCACGT
- a CDS encoding FAD linked oxidase domain-containing protein, with translation MHNNYYSWGNFPKVSQQVYPLRWRNKKLALPAPPITVLPFGLGRSYGDVCLNEGGVLLLTRELNRFIHFNSEGGLLRCEAGVSLAEILALSVPQGWFLPVTPGTQFVTVGGAIANDVHGKNHHCAGTFGRHVVQFELLRSDGERLLCSPTSHEQYYAATIGGLGLTGLITWAEIQLKRIYHRAMQMEVIKFANLEEFFEVSAQSDQYYDYTMAWVDCNSTGADLGRGIFFRGNHVKEEEIPKQWQLPFLNRLPPGLRTMPIHLPNFALNRWTVAAFNSFYYKRQKSKNISQLVDYEPFFYPLDAILEWKRLYGKRGFLQYQFVVPYTDHRVITEILQTIAQSGLSSFLAVLKTFGDLVSPGMLSFPRPGVTLALDFPIKGAHTFELLERLDNMVSEAQGVVYPCKDARLSAHHFQTYYPQWNELAKYLDPRFSSSFWRRVTAK, from the coding sequence ATGCACAATAACTATTACTCCTGGGGTAACTTTCCCAAAGTATCACAACAAGTTTACCCCTTACGCTGGCGAAACAAAAAACTCGCTTTACCCGCTCCACCTATTACCGTTTTACCTTTTGGTCTTGGGCGGAGCTATGGTGATGTTTGTTTAAATGAGGGGGGCGTGTTACTTCTCACCCGGGAATTGAACCGTTTTATTCACTTTAACAGTGAAGGTGGCTTATTACGCTGTGAAGCTGGGGTTAGTTTAGCAGAAATTTTAGCCTTAAGTGTCCCGCAAGGTTGGTTTTTACCGGTCACGCCAGGAACGCAATTTGTTACCGTAGGCGGTGCTATTGCCAACGATGTTCATGGAAAAAATCACCATTGTGCGGGTACCTTTGGGCGACATGTGGTGCAATTTGAATTGTTGCGATCAGACGGTGAACGCTTACTCTGCTCACCAACTAGCCATGAACAGTATTATGCGGCAACGATTGGCGGTTTAGGTTTAACCGGCTTAATTACTTGGGCGGAAATTCAACTCAAGCGTATTTATCATCGGGCCATGCAAATGGAAGTGATCAAATTTGCTAATTTAGAGGAATTTTTTGAAGTATCCGCGCAATCTGACCAATATTATGATTACACGATGGCTTGGGTGGATTGTAATTCGACCGGTGCTGATTTAGGACGTGGTATTTTCTTTCGAGGCAATCATGTAAAAGAAGAAGAAATACCCAAGCAATGGCAATTACCATTTCTCAACCGCTTACCACCGGGGTTACGCACTATGCCCATTCATTTACCCAACTTTGCCTTGAATCGCTGGACTGTAGCGGCTTTCAATTCTTTTTATTATAAGCGCCAAAAATCTAAAAATATAAGTCAATTAGTTGATTATGAGCCATTTTTTTATCCGCTTGATGCCATTTTAGAATGGAAGCGACTTTACGGTAAACGGGGCTTTTTACAATATCAATTCGTCGTTCCCTATACCGATCACCGTGTCATCACTGAAATTTTACAAACTATTGCCCAATCCGGCTTAAGTTCTTTTCTCGCGGTTCTAAAAACTTTTGGTGATTTAGTTTCACCCGGAATGTTATCTTTTCCACGCCCGGGCGTCACTTTAGCCCTCGATTTTCCAATTAAAGGTGCTCATACCTTTGAACTACTGGAACGTTTAGATAACATGGTTAGTGAAGCACAAGGTGTCGTTTATCCCTGTAAAGATGCCCGCTTATCCGCCCACCATTTTCAAACCTACTATCCGCAATGGAACGAGTTGGCTAAATATCTTGATCCCCGTTTTTCCTCCAGTTTTTGGCGCCGAGTGACGGCAAAGTGA